Proteins from a genomic interval of Pseudomonas anuradhapurensis:
- the rlmE gene encoding 23S rRNA (uridine(2552)-2'-O)-methyltransferase RlmE, whose protein sequence is MVQRSKSSANWLREHFNDPFVKQAQKDGYRSRASYKLLEIQEKDRLIRPGMSVIDLGAAPGGWSQVTSRLIGGQGRLIASDILEMDSIPDVTFIQGDFTQDEVLQRILEAVGDSHVDLVISDMAPNMSGTPAVDMPRAMFLCELALDLATRVLKPGGDFLIKIFQGEGFDVYLKDVRSKFDKVQMRKPSSSRDRSREQYLLGRGFKGA, encoded by the coding sequence GTGGTACAACGTTCCAAAAGCAGCGCCAACTGGCTGCGAGAACACTTCAACGATCCTTTTGTGAAACAGGCGCAAAAGGACGGCTACCGCTCGCGTGCGAGCTACAAACTTCTGGAGATCCAGGAAAAGGACCGGCTGATCCGCCCAGGCATGAGCGTGATCGACCTCGGCGCCGCCCCCGGCGGCTGGTCGCAGGTGACCAGTCGTCTGATTGGTGGCCAGGGGCGACTGATCGCTTCCGACATCCTGGAGATGGACTCGATCCCCGACGTGACCTTCATCCAGGGCGATTTCACCCAGGACGAAGTGCTGCAGCGCATCCTCGAGGCGGTCGGCGATTCGCACGTGGACCTTGTGATTTCCGACATGGCCCCCAATATGAGTGGTACGCCCGCGGTGGACATGCCGCGTGCCATGTTCCTCTGCGAGCTGGCCCTCGATCTGGCAACCCGCGTGCTGAAGCCCGGCGGCGATTTCCTGATCAAGATCTTCCAGGGCGAAGGCTTTGACGTATACCTCAAGGACGTGCGCAGCAAGTTCGACAAGGTGCAGATGCGCAAGCCGTCGTCGTCGCGGGACCGTTCCCGCGAGCAGTACCTGCTGGGCAGGGGTTTCAAAGGGGCATGA
- the secG gene encoding preprotein translocase subunit SecG, with the protein MLETVIVVFHLLAALSLVVLVLLQQGKGAEAGASFGAGASNTVFGSQGSATFLSKLTAVLAATFFLTALGLGYFAKQQAHQLSQAGLPDPAVLEVKEPQKPAVNDDVPVLQQQKSETTTNTGDVPPPAQEQK; encoded by the coding sequence ATGCTGGAAACAGTCATCGTTGTTTTTCATCTGTTGGCAGCGCTGTCGCTTGTAGTGCTGGTTCTGTTGCAACAGGGTAAGGGTGCGGAAGCAGGTGCATCTTTCGGCGCGGGTGCTTCAAATACCGTGTTCGGGAGCCAGGGTTCTGCAACGTTCCTGAGTAAATTAACTGCTGTACTCGCTGCCACTTTCTTTTTGACAGCACTTGGGTTAGGATACTTCGCGAAGCAACAAGCTCACCAGCTTAGCCAAGCAGGTCTTCCAGATCCAGCAGTGCTAGAAGTGAAAGAGCCGCAGAAACCGGCAGTTAATGATGATGTACCGGTGCTCCAGCAGCAGAAGAGCGAAACCACCACTAACACTGGTGATGTACCTCCTCCGGCACAAGAGCAGAAGTAA
- the ftsH gene encoding ATP-dependent zinc metalloprotease FtsH, with protein sequence MAKNLILWLIIAAVLVTVMNNFSSPNEPQTLNYSDFIQQVKDGKVERVTVDGYIITGKRADGDNFKTVRPAITDNGLIGDLVDNHVIIEGKQPEQQSIWTQLLVASFPILVIIAVFMFFMRQMQGGAGGKGGPMSFGKSKARLLSEDQVKTTLADVAGCDEAKEEVGELVEFLRDPGKFQRLGGRIPRGVLMVGPPGTGKTLLAKAIAGEAKVPFFTISGSDFVEMFVGVGASRVRDMFEQAKKHAPCIIFIDEIDAVGRHRGAGMGGGHDEREQTLNQLLVEMDGFEMNDGIIVIAATNRPDVLDPALLRPGRFDRQVVVGLPDIRGREQILKVHMRKVPVGENVNPAVIARGTPGFSGADLANLVNEASLFAARANKRLVEMKEFELAKDKIMMGAERKTMVMSEKEKQNTAYHEAGHAIVGRLVPEHDPVYKVSIIPRGRALGVTMFLPEEDRYSLSKRALISQICSLYGGRIAEEMTLGFDGVTTGASNDIMRASQIARNMVTKWGLSEKLGPLMYAEEEGEVFLGRSAASQHASVSGETAKLIDSEVRSIIDQCYATAKQLLTDNRDKLDAMAEALMKYETIDAEQIDDIMAGRTPREPRDWDDDSASGKPATQGDRPESPIGGPAAQH encoded by the coding sequence ATGGCAAAGAATCTGATCCTGTGGTTGATCATCGCAGCTGTCCTGGTGACAGTGATGAACAACTTCTCCAGCCCTAACGAGCCGCAGACCCTCAACTACTCCGACTTCATCCAGCAGGTCAAGGATGGCAAGGTTGAGCGCGTGACCGTCGACGGCTACATCATTACCGGCAAGCGCGCCGACGGCGACAACTTCAAGACCGTGCGCCCGGCCATTACCGACAACGGCCTGATCGGTGACCTGGTGGACAACCACGTCATCATCGAAGGCAAGCAGCCCGAGCAGCAGAGCATCTGGACCCAGCTGCTGGTGGCCAGCTTCCCGATCCTGGTGATCATCGCCGTGTTCATGTTCTTCATGCGCCAGATGCAAGGCGGTGCGGGCGGCAAGGGCGGGCCGATGAGCTTCGGCAAGAGCAAGGCGCGCCTGCTGTCCGAAGACCAGGTCAAGACCACCTTGGCAGACGTTGCAGGGTGTGACGAAGCCAAGGAAGAGGTGGGCGAGCTGGTCGAATTCCTGCGCGACCCGGGCAAGTTCCAGCGCCTGGGTGGCCGTATCCCCCGTGGTGTGCTGATGGTCGGCCCACCCGGTACCGGTAAGACCCTGCTGGCCAAGGCCATCGCCGGCGAGGCGAAGGTGCCGTTCTTCACCATTTCCGGCTCCGACTTCGTGGAAATGTTCGTGGGTGTCGGTGCCAGCCGTGTGCGCGACATGTTCGAGCAGGCCAAGAAGCACGCCCCGTGCATCATCTTCATCGACGAGATCGACGCCGTTGGTCGCCACCGTGGCGCCGGCATGGGCGGTGGTCACGACGAGCGTGAGCAAACCCTCAACCAACTGCTGGTGGAGATGGACGGCTTCGAAATGAACGATGGCATCATCGTCATTGCCGCCACCAACCGTCCGGACGTGCTCGACCCGGCGCTGCTGCGCCCGGGCCGTTTCGACCGCCAGGTGGTGGTCGGCCTGCCGGACATCCGCGGCCGCGAACAGATCCTCAAGGTGCACATGCGCAAGGTGCCGGTCGGCGAGAACGTCAACCCGGCGGTCATTGCCCGTGGTACCCCTGGCTTCTCCGGCGCCGACCTGGCCAACCTGGTCAACGAGGCCTCGCTGTTTGCCGCGCGTGCCAACAAGCGCCTGGTCGAAATGAAAGAGTTCGAGCTGGCCAAGGACAAGATCATGATGGGCGCCGAGCGCAAGACCATGGTCATGTCCGAGAAAGAGAAGCAGAACACCGCCTACCACGAAGCTGGCCATGCCATCGTCGGTCGCCTGGTGCCTGAACACGATCCGGTCTACAAGGTTTCGATCATTCCGCGTGGTCGTGCCTTGGGCGTGACCATGTTCCTGCCGGAAGAAGACCGCTACAGCCTGTCCAAGCGCGCACTGATCAGCCAGATCTGCTCGCTTTACGGCGGTCGTATTGCCGAGGAAATGACCCTGGGCTTCGACGGTGTCACCACCGGCGCGTCCAACGACATCATGCGTGCCAGCCAGATCGCCCGAAACATGGTGACCAAGTGGGGCCTGTCCGAAAAACTCGGCCCGCTGATGTACGCCGAGGAAGAAGGCGAGGTGTTCCTGGGCCGCAGTGCTGCCAGCCAGCACGCCAGCGTTTCCGGCGAAACCGCCAAGCTGATCGACTCGGAAGTTCGCAGCATCATCGACCAGTGCTATGCCACGGCCAAGCAGTTGCTCACCGACAACCGCGACAAGCTCGACGCCATGGCCGAAGCGCTGATGAAGTACGAGACCATCGACGCCGAGCAGATTGACGATATCATGGCCGGCCGTACCCCTCGCGAACCGCGCGATTGGGATGATGACTCTGCTTCGGGCAAGCCTGCTACCCAGGGCGATCGCCCGGAATCGCCGATCGGCGGTCCGGCGGCTCAACACTAA
- the infB gene encoding translation initiation factor IF-2 — protein sequence MTQVTVKELAQEVEAPVERLLQQMREAGLPHTDAGQVVTDNEKQTLLTHLKSSHKSKAEEPRKITLQRKTTSTLRVAGSKSISVEVRKKKVFVQRSPEEIQAEQKRELEERRAAENAAREKVEAEVRQRNEEQARRQAAETAAAAPAPAAKPEPAPAAAPAPVVADAPASEDAAARAAERKKDEARRNEGRTRDEDRRGGERRGEAPRVSIKVKVKEKEKAPTPRAAPRTTDEESDGVRRGRGGKSKLKKRNQHGFQNPTGPVIRDVTIGETITVSELAQQMSVKAAEVVKFMFKLGTPVTINQVLDQETAQLVAEELGHKVTLVSDTALEDSLAESLKFEGEVESRAPVVTVMGHVDHGKTSLLDYIRRAKVAAGEAGGITQHIGAYHVETDRGMVTFLDTPGHAAFTAMRARGAKATDIVILVVAADDGVMPQTREAVQHAKAAGVPLVVAVNKIDKPGADIDRIRNELAVEGVTSEDWGGDTPFVKVSAKMGTGVDELLEAVLLQAEILELTATPTAPGRGVVVESRLDKGRGPVATILVQDGTLRQGDMVLCGSNYGRVRAMLDENGKPVKEAGPSIPVEILGLDGTPEAGDELSVVADEKKAREVALFRQGKYREVKLARAHAGKLENIFETMGQEEKKTLNIVLKTDVRGSLEALQGSLSGLGNDEVQVRVIGGGVGGITESDANLALASNAVLFGFNVRADAGARKIVEQEGLDMRYYNVIYDIIEDVKKALTGMLGSDVRENILGVAEVRDVFRSPKFGAIAGCMVIEGTVYRNRPIRVLREDVVIFEGELESLRRFKDDASEVRSGMECGIGVKSYNDVKVGDKIEVFEKVQVARTL from the coding sequence ATGACGCAAGTCACGGTGAAAGAACTGGCCCAAGAGGTCGAGGCACCGGTAGAGCGCCTGCTGCAGCAGATGCGTGAGGCAGGTCTGCCGCACACCGACGCCGGTCAGGTAGTGACCGACAATGAGAAGCAGACCCTGCTGACTCATTTGAAGAGCAGCCACAAGAGCAAGGCGGAAGAGCCGCGCAAGATTACCTTGCAGCGCAAAACCACCAGCACCCTGCGTGTCGCCGGTAGCAAGAGCATCAGCGTAGAAGTACGCAAGAAGAAAGTATTCGTGCAGCGCAGCCCGGAAGAAATCCAGGCTGAGCAGAAGCGTGAGCTGGAAGAGCGTCGCGCGGCCGAAAACGCCGCTCGCGAGAAGGTCGAGGCCGAAGTTCGCCAGCGCAACGAAGAGCAGGCTCGCCGTCAGGCTGCCGAAACCGCTGCTGCCGCACCTGCACCTGCTGCCAAGCCAGAGCCGGCACCTGCCGCTGCCCCGGCCCCGGTAGTTGCCGACGCCCCGGCCTCCGAAGACGCCGCAGCCCGTGCTGCCGAGCGCAAGAAGGACGAAGCCCGTCGTAACGAAGGTCGCACCCGTGACGAAGACCGTCGTGGTGGCGAGCGTCGTGGCGAGGCCCCGCGCGTGTCGATCAAGGTCAAGGTCAAGGAGAAGGAAAAGGCTCCGACGCCTCGTGCCGCGCCGCGCACCACCGATGAAGAGAGCGATGGCGTACGCCGTGGCCGCGGTGGCAAGAGCAAGCTGAAGAAACGCAACCAGCACGGCTTCCAGAACCCGACCGGTCCGGTCATTCGTGACGTGACCATCGGCGAGACCATCACCGTCTCGGAACTGGCCCAGCAGATGTCGGTCAAGGCCGCTGAAGTGGTCAAGTTCATGTTCAAGCTGGGTACCCCGGTCACCATCAACCAGGTGCTCGACCAGGAAACCGCTCAGCTGGTCGCCGAAGAACTGGGCCACAAGGTGACCCTGGTCAGCGATACCGCCCTGGAAGACTCCCTGGCCGAATCGCTGAAGTTCGAAGGCGAAGTCGAATCGCGTGCACCGGTCGTTACCGTCATGGGTCACGTTGACCACGGTAAGACCTCGCTGCTCGACTATATCCGTCGTGCCAAGGTTGCCGCAGGCGAAGCCGGTGGTATTACCCAGCACATCGGTGCCTACCACGTGGAAACCGACCGCGGCATGGTCACCTTCCTCGACACCCCGGGCCACGCTGCGTTCACCGCAATGCGTGCCCGTGGTGCCAAGGCCACCGACATCGTCATCCTGGTGGTGGCAGCGGACGACGGCGTGATGCCGCAAACGCGCGAAGCCGTTCAGCATGCCAAGGCAGCTGGCGTTCCGCTGGTGGTCGCGGTGAACAAGATCGACAAGCCGGGTGCCGACATCGATCGCATCCGCAACGAGCTGGCCGTCGAAGGCGTGACCTCCGAGGACTGGGGTGGTGACACGCCGTTCGTCAAGGTTTCGGCGAAGATGGGTACCGGCGTTGACGAACTGCTCGAAGCCGTCCTGCTGCAGGCCGAGATCCTCGAGCTGACCGCTACCCCGACCGCTCCAGGTCGTGGCGTGGTCGTCGAATCGCGCCTGGACAAGGGCCGTGGCCCGGTGGCGACCATCCTGGTTCAGGACGGTACCCTGCGTCAGGGCGACATGGTCCTGTGCGGCTCCAACTATGGCCGCGTGCGTGCCATGCTCGACGAGAACGGCAAGCCTGTGAAGGAAGCCGGCCCATCGATCCCGGTCGAGATTCTCGGCCTGGACGGTACCCCGGAAGCCGGTGACGAGCTGTCCGTGGTGGCCGACGAGAAGAAGGCCCGTGAAGTGGCCCTGTTCCGTCAAGGCAAGTACCGCGAGGTCAAGCTGGCCCGTGCTCACGCCGGCAAGCTGGAAAACATCTTCGAGACCATGGGTCAGGAAGAGAAGAAGACCCTCAACATCGTCCTCAAGACCGATGTGCGTGGTTCCCTGGAAGCACTGCAGGGCTCGCTGTCGGGCCTGGGCAACGACGAAGTTCAGGTACGCGTGATCGGTGGCGGCGTCGGTGGTATCACCGAAAGCGATGCCAACCTGGCGCTGGCTTCGAATGCAGTACTGTTCGGCTTCAACGTGCGTGCCGATGCCGGCGCGCGCAAGATCGTCGAGCAGGAAGGTCTGGATATGCGTTACTACAACGTGATCTACGACATCATCGAAGACGTCAAGAAGGCCCTGACCGGCATGCTCGGCAGCGATGTTCGCGAGAACATCCTGGGTGTCGCCGAAGTGCGTGACGTGTTCCGTTCGCCGAAGTTCGGCGCCATCGCTGGCTGTATGGTCATCGAGGGTACCGTGTACCGCAACCGTCCGATCCGCGTACTGCGCGAAGACGTTGTGATCTTCGAAGGCGAGCTGGAATCGCTGCGTCGCTTCAAGGATGACGCCTCCGAAGTCCGTTCGGGCATGGAGTGCGGTATTGGCGTGAAGAGCTACAACGACGTCAAGGTCGGCGACAAGATCGAAGTCTTCGAGAAAGTCCAGGTGGCTCGTACCCTGTAA
- the tpiA gene encoding triose-phosphate isomerase, with protein MRRPMVAGNWKMHGTRASVAELTEGLRNLALPSGVEVAVFPPALFINQVIDGLADKGIIVGAQNSAIQPEQGALTGEVAPEQLVEAGCKLVLIGHSERRQIIGETDEVLNRKFAAAQAKGLKPVLCIGETLEEREAGKTLEVVGRQLSSIIETFGVKAFANAVIAYEPVWAIGTGLTATPQQAQDVHAAIRSQLAAEDAEVAAKVQLLYGGSVKAANAAELFGMPDIDGGLIGGASLNADEFGAICRAAGN; from the coding sequence ATGCGTCGCCCCATGGTAGCTGGTAACTGGAAGATGCACGGTACCCGCGCTAGCGTCGCTGAGCTGACCGAAGGCTTGAGAAATCTGGCCTTGCCGAGCGGAGTGGAAGTCGCGGTGTTCCCACCGGCCTTGTTCATCAATCAAGTGATCGATGGTCTGGCAGACAAGGGAATCATCGTCGGCGCACAGAATTCTGCAATACAGCCCGAACAGGGTGCGCTGACCGGGGAAGTTGCTCCGGAACAGCTGGTTGAAGCAGGTTGCAAGTTGGTCTTGATTGGTCATTCGGAGCGTCGCCAGATTATTGGTGAGACCGACGAAGTGCTCAATCGCAAGTTTGCAGCTGCCCAGGCCAAAGGTTTGAAGCCAGTGCTTTGCATCGGGGAAACCCTGGAAGAGCGCGAGGCCGGCAAGACGCTCGAAGTTGTCGGGCGTCAACTAAGCAGTATCATCGAAACATTCGGTGTTAAGGCTTTTGCCAATGCAGTAATTGCCTATGAGCCTGTATGGGCCATTGGCACCGGCCTTACGGCCACGCCACAGCAGGCTCAGGATGTGCACGCAGCCATCCGCAGCCAGCTGGCGGCAGAAGATGCTGAAGTGGCTGCGAAGGTGCAGCTGCTCTACGGCGGCAGCGTGAAGGCGGCCAATGCGGCCGAACTGTTCGGCATGCCGGATATCGATGGGGGGCTCATTGGTGGGGCTTCCCTGAACGCAGACGAATTCGGTGCAATTTGTCGCGCCGCAGGAAACTGA
- the rimP gene encoding ribosome maturation factor RimP codes for MSSKLEQLQALLAPVVEGLGYQCWGIEYVSQGKHSVLRIYIDKEGGILVDDCEAVSRQASAILDVEDPISSEYTLEVSSPGMDRPLFTLEQFASHAGEQVKIKLRSPFEGRRNFQGLLRGVEEQDVVVQVDNQEFLLPIDSIDKANIIPSFD; via the coding sequence GTGTCGAGCAAGCTAGAACAGTTGCAGGCCTTGTTGGCCCCGGTTGTCGAGGGTCTGGGCTATCAATGCTGGGGGATCGAATACGTTTCCCAGGGTAAGCATTCGGTACTGCGCATCTACATCGACAAGGAAGGCGGTATCCTGGTGGACGACTGCGAAGCGGTCAGCCGTCAGGCCAGCGCAATCCTCGACGTAGAAGATCCGATCAGCAGTGAGTACACCCTCGAGGTGTCTTCTCCAGGCATGGATCGCCCACTGTTCACTCTGGAACAGTTTGCCTCGCATGCCGGCGAACAAGTGAAGATCAAGCTGCGCTCACCCTTCGAGGGTCGTCGTAACTTCCAGGGCCTTCTCCGTGGTGTGGAGGAGCAGGATGTGGTGGTCCAGGTGGACAATCAGGAATTCCTGTTGCCGATCGACTCGATCGACAAGGCCAATATTATTCCCAGTTTTGACTGA
- the nusA gene encoding transcription termination factor NusA codes for MSKEVLLVVESVSNEKGVPPGVIFEALEVALATATKKRFEDEVDLRVEINRHTGSYETFRRWTVVDEADLDDPAIETWLDKIKDTHPEAKVGDVIEEKIESIEFGRIAAQTAKQVIVQKVREAERAQVVDAYRERVGEIISGTVKKVTRDNVIVDLGNNAEALLAREDIIPRETFRVGVRLRALLKEIRTENRGPQLILSRTAPQMLIELFRIEVPEIAEGLIEVMAASRDPGSRAKIAVRSKDKRIDPQGACIGMRGSRVQAVSGELGGERVDIVLWDDNPAQFVINAMSPAEVAAIIVDEDAHAMDIAVAEDNLAQAIGRGGQNVRLASQLTGWTLNVMTEKDIQAKQQAETGDILRNFIDELEVDEELAQVLVDEGFTSLEEIAYVPLEEMLNIDGFDEEIVNELRARAKDRLLTKAIATEEKLADAHPAEDLLSLEGMDKDLAAELAVRGVVNREDLAEQSIDDLLDIDGIDEERAGKLIMAARAHWFE; via the coding sequence ATGAGCAAAGAAGTACTGCTGGTTGTTGAATCGGTATCCAACGAAAAAGGTGTACCGCCCGGCGTCATTTTCGAAGCGCTGGAAGTGGCCCTGGCCACTGCAACCAAAAAACGTTTTGAGGACGAAGTCGACCTGCGTGTGGAAATCAACCGCCACACCGGTAGCTACGAGACCTTCCGTCGCTGGACCGTGGTCGACGAAGCCGATCTTGATGATCCGGCGATCGAGACCTGGCTGGACAAGATCAAGGACACCCACCCTGAAGCCAAGGTCGGTGACGTGATCGAAGAGAAGATCGAGTCGATCGAGTTCGGCCGTATCGCCGCCCAGACCGCCAAGCAGGTCATCGTGCAGAAGGTCCGCGAGGCCGAGCGTGCCCAGGTGGTCGATGCCTACCGCGAACGCGTTGGCGAGATCATCTCCGGCACCGTCAAGAAGGTTACCCGCGACAACGTCATCGTTGACCTGGGCAACAACGCCGAGGCCCTGCTGGCCCGCGAAGACATCATTCCGCGCGAGACCTTCCGTGTTGGCGTGCGCCTGCGTGCGCTGCTCAAGGAAATTCGCACCGAAAACCGTGGCCCACAGCTGATCCTGTCGCGCACCGCGCCGCAGATGCTGATCGAGCTTTTCCGCATTGAAGTGCCGGAAATTGCCGAGGGCCTGATCGAAGTCATGGCTGCCTCCCGTGATCCGGGTTCGCGAGCCAAGATCGCCGTCCGCTCCAAGGACAAGCGCATCGACCCGCAAGGTGCCTGTATCGGCATGCGTGGTTCGCGCGTCCAGGCCGTATCCGGGGAGCTGGGTGGTGAGCGTGTGGATATCGTCCTGTGGGACGATAACCCGGCGCAGTTCGTCATCAACGCCATGTCGCCGGCTGAAGTCGCGGCGATCATCGTTGATGAAGATGCCCATGCCATGGACATCGCCGTCGCCGAGGACAACCTGGCCCAGGCCATTGGCCGTGGCGGTCAGAACGTTCGCCTGGCCAGTCAGCTGACCGGCTGGACCCTGAACGTGATGACCGAGAAGGACATCCAGGCCAAGCAGCAGGCCGAAACCGGGGACATCCTGCGCAATTTCATCGATGAACTGGAAGTCGACGAGGAGCTGGCCCAAGTGCTGGTCGACGAAGGCTTCACCAGCCTCGAAGAAATTGCCTACGTACCGTTGGAAGAAATGCTCAACATCGATGGCTTTGACGAAGAGATCGTCAACGAGCTCCGCGCTCGAGCCAAGGACCGTTTGTTGACCAAGGCCATCGCTACCGAAGAAAAACTGGCAGATGCCCACCCAGCCGAAGACCTGCTCTCCCTCGAGGGCATGGACAAGGACCTGGCGGCGGAACTGGCGGTGCGCGGCGTGGTTAACCGCGAAGACCTGGCCGAGCAGTCGATTGACGATCTGCTCGACATCGACGGCATCGACGAAGAGCGTGCCGGCAAGTTGATCATGGCCGCCCGAGCCCACTGGTTCGAGTAA
- the folP gene encoding dihydropteroate synthase: MSSVQYPTRLPCGNRVLDLSRTHVMGILNVTPDSFSDGGRFNQRDEALRHAEAMVAAGATLIDIGGESTRPGARAVSVTEELERVAPMVEAINSRLDVVISVDTSTPAVMREAARLGAGLINDVRALERDGALDAAADTGLPVCLMHMRGEPGNMQDNPQYQDVTADVARYLEQRMAACAAAGIDADRIILDPGFGFAKTLAHNLSLFKHMEALYRLGRPLLVGVSRKSMIGLTLERPVGERLYGSLALAALAMTKGASILRVHDVAETVDVVRMIAAVQNAE, translated from the coding sequence ATGAGCTCAGTGCAGTACCCGACCCGGTTGCCTTGCGGCAACCGGGTTCTTGATTTGTCGCGTACCCATGTCATGGGTATTCTCAACGTCACCCCCGATTCCTTCTCCGACGGTGGCCGCTTCAACCAGCGCGACGAAGCGTTGCGCCATGCCGAAGCGATGGTTGCCGCTGGTGCCACGCTGATCGACATCGGCGGAGAGTCCACGCGGCCAGGCGCGCGCGCGGTATCGGTGACCGAGGAACTGGAACGGGTGGCGCCCATGGTCGAGGCCATCAACAGCCGCCTCGACGTGGTCATCTCGGTCGATACCTCCACGCCAGCGGTCATGCGCGAAGCGGCGCGCCTCGGTGCCGGGCTGATCAACGACGTACGGGCCCTGGAGCGCGATGGCGCCCTGGACGCTGCTGCAGATACTGGCCTGCCGGTGTGCCTCATGCACATGCGTGGCGAGCCGGGGAACATGCAGGACAACCCCCAGTACCAGGATGTGACCGCCGACGTTGCGCGTTATCTTGAACAGCGGATGGCCGCCTGCGCTGCGGCGGGTATCGACGCTGACAGAATCATCCTTGACCCGGGCTTTGGTTTCGCCAAGACACTGGCGCACAACCTGAGCCTGTTCAAGCACATGGAAGCGCTCTATCGCCTTGGGCGCCCGCTGCTGGTGGGTGTTTCACGCAAGAGCATGATCGGCCTGACGCTGGAACGTCCGGTCGGCGAGCGGTTGTACGGCAGCCTGGCGCTGGCGGCATTGGCCATGACCAAGGGGGCGAGCATCCTGCGTGTCCACGACGTGGCCGAAACCGTTGATGTGGTGCGCATGATCGCTGCGGTGCAGAACGCCGAATAA
- the glmM gene encoding phosphoglucosamine mutase encodes MSRKYFGTDGIRGRVGEYPITPDFMLKLGWAAGMAFRKQGHCRVLVGKDTRISGYMFESALEAGLSAAGADVMLLGPMPTPAIAYLTRTFHAEAGIVISASHNPHDDNGIKFFSGQGTKLPDEVELMIEELLDQPMTVVESSKLGKVSRINDAAGRYIEFCKSSVPSSTSFDGLKLVVDCAHGATYKVAPSVFRELGAEVTVLHAQPDGLNINEGCGSTHIESLQAAVLVGHADLGIAFDGDGDRVLMVDHTGAIVDGDELLFIIARDLQERGKLQGGVVGTLMSNLGLELALKDLDIPFVRAKVGDRYVMAELLEREWLVGGENSGHVVCCNHTTTGDAIIAALQVLMALKRRGETLSQARQALRKCPQVLINVRYGASKVDPLQHPSVKEASAKVTEALAGRGRVLLRKSGTEPLVRVMVEGEDESQVRAHAEALAKLVGEVCV; translated from the coding sequence ATGAGCAGAAAATACTTTGGTACCGACGGCATCCGTGGCCGTGTCGGCGAATACCCGATCACGCCTGACTTCATGCTGAAGCTCGGCTGGGCAGCCGGCATGGCTTTCCGCAAGCAGGGCCACTGCCGGGTGCTGGTGGGCAAGGACACGCGTATCTCCGGCTACATGTTCGAGTCCGCACTCGAGGCCGGCCTGTCTGCGGCGGGTGCCGACGTGATGCTGCTCGGGCCGATGCCGACGCCGGCCATCGCCTATCTCACGCGTACCTTCCACGCCGAAGCCGGTATTGTCATCAGCGCCTCGCACAACCCGCACGATGACAACGGCATCAAGTTCTTCTCGGGCCAGGGCACCAAGCTGCCGGATGAAGTCGAGCTGATGATCGAAGAGCTGCTCGACCAGCCCATGACCGTTGTCGAGTCGAGCAAGCTGGGCAAGGTTTCGCGCATCAACGATGCTGCCGGTCGCTACATCGAGTTCTGCAAGAGCAGCGTGCCCAGCAGCACCAGCTTCGATGGCCTCAAGCTGGTGGTCGACTGCGCCCATGGCGCTACCTACAAGGTTGCACCAAGCGTATTCCGCGAGCTGGGTGCCGAGGTGACCGTGCTGCATGCCCAGCCGGACGGCCTGAACATCAATGAAGGCTGTGGCTCGACTCACATCGAATCGCTGCAGGCTGCCGTGCTGGTCGGTCATGCCGACCTGGGCATCGCCTTTGACGGTGATGGCGATCGCGTGCTGATGGTCGACCACACCGGTGCCATCGTCGATGGTGACGAACTACTGTTCATCATCGCTCGCGACCTGCAGGAGCGTGGCAAGCTGCAGGGCGGAGTGGTGGGTACGCTGATGAGCAATCTGGGCCTGGAGCTGGCGCTGAAGGACCTGGATATCCCGTTCGTACGGGCCAAGGTCGGTGATCGTTACGTCATGGCAGAGTTGTTGGAGCGTGAGTGGCTGGTCGGTGGCGAAAACTCCGGGCACGTCGTGTGCTGCAACCACACCACCACTGGTGACGCGATCATCGCTGCGCTGCAAGTGCTGATGGCGCTCAAGCGTCGTGGCGAAACCCTGTCCCAGGCTCGTCAGGCCCTGCGTAAATGCCCGCAGGTGTTGATCAATGTGCGCTATGGCGCCAGCAAGGTCGACCCGCTGCAGCATCCGTCGGTCAAGGAAGCCAGTGCCAAGGTGACCGAAGCGTTGGCCGGTCGTGGTCGGGTGCTGCTGCGCAAATCCGGTACCGAGCCTTTGGTGCGGGTCATGGTCGAGGGTGAGGACGAAAGCCAGGTGCGTGCCCATGCCGAAGCGCTGGCCAAGTTGGTCGGCGAAGTTTGTGTCTGA
- the yhbY gene encoding ribosome assembly RNA-binding protein YhbY — MPLNNEQKKQYKSIGHDLKPVLIVAGKGLNEGVIAELERALVDHELIKVEIRSEDREERAETIAELCKAGRAELVQTIGKKALIYRKNPQPNKQLSNIHRYK, encoded by the coding sequence ATGCCGCTCAATAACGAGCAGAAGAAGCAATACAAGTCCATTGGTCACGACCTGAAGCCGGTCCTGATCGTTGCTGGCAAAGGTTTGAATGAAGGCGTCATTGCCGAACTGGAGCGCGCCCTGGTCGACCACGAGCTGATCAAGGTCGAGATTCGTTCGGAAGACCGCGAAGAACGCGCCGAGACCATTGCCGAGCTGTGCAAGGCCGGCCGCGCCGAGCTGGTGCAGACCATCGGCAAGAAAGCCCTGATCTACCGCAAGAACCCGCAGCCGAACAAGCAGCTGTCCAACATCCACCGTTACAAATAA